The Lycium ferocissimum isolate CSIRO_LF1 unplaced genomic scaffold, AGI_CSIRO_Lferr_CH_V1 ctg653, whole genome shotgun sequence genome includes the window AAAACCCTCTAACTGCTTCGGTATCTTTGTTAATACTGTAATTATATAACTTGCACTCATCTACAATTCAAGAAATTTTCCAACACACAGATAATTAAGCCAAGCTGTTTTGTTCACTTTTTCCCCTTGAAACTagtattcttttttttctataaaaggGTGCGGTGTATATTATCGAGTATAGACCAAGTTCCGATGTGCCGACAGAGTCCACGTGGTCTGACAGCTGATACCACGTCATACGGTCGCCTTCCTCCTTGCTTTGTTTGACCCTTTGACCGCACGTGGCTTCTGCTTTATACGTGTCCACCCCATCTTCTGCAACTTTCTCTATTTGCAATGCATGGTGGCACAACACGAGAGGCTACTTTGAGTGTGGGGACGAGAGAGAGAATATAATCCTTTACCCACACCCCACCACTGATTAACCTAGTTAGACATCCCAAAAGGATTGAAAGATCAAAATATGTTTCACCTAAAATGACACGTACATATAAAGTAATGTTTCTAAAAAaagggaggaaaaaaaaagatacacatacatacatatatatagtgatAAAAAATATCTAGTTCTATAAAGACTTCTATTTCGTGATCGCTAATAATCGCCTATATATGGTAGAAAATACAAACCAAGACGTTCGGCTACGCTTGCCTTATCTTTGTGAATAAACTATTATCCTGTATTTTCATTGATAGTGGGATGGAGTGGTTATTActtattaaattctttcaaggGTACTATTAGAAAACTTCTGAAAGAATAAATGCACAATACGGTCCTATATTTAGCAAACAGTCCTTTCTGAACAACTTAGCCAAACAAGTGTATAGCAATTGATTATCCATTTAGCTAACACATCCGTGATTAAAATGGGGATTGACTATTGGGGTCATTGTTATTTTAACAAAGTAAATGGTAAGATTGACTGGTGAAAAGGAACACATAAAAGCCAGAATTGAGCGAGTCTGAGAAACACGTGAATTGTCTTGCTATATTGTCCTCTactaaaaaagaatatatatgaACCAAGTCATTCTCTATTGATTGACGGAAGAGGATTTGACAGCGTGTCTCCTTTGTGGAAATATTAGGTGGCatagtttaattaattaaaaaagactAACCCGTTGAAAAGACAATTTCAAACGACATAAGTAATAACTAAGGAGAATATTTAAACTTATTCACAGGAACACGTTTAATCATTTTATAACATCAAAAAATAGATAACAGATAAAATTACATATTACTATGACtactaaaataatataaattctcCCTTGGCAGTGTATAAATTTAACAAACTTTAGAATGAAAAGTATGACACCACATACTTCCTAGTTCGTTTTATATGAAAGCATTAGACTAAGCAATAGTAAATGTTAAGGAGAAAAAGATTATGGCtataaatttataatatttttatgactATAAAACCaatcattaaaaataaaatgaaaaagtttAAGATTAATATTAATACTAGTGCCTCTTACTAGTCGAGATACACACGAATAGGCAAAAGAAAGTGTAAggaaaaattaatgaaaaacgATTAGGAATAAATGAGACACTgggaaaatgaaaaacaaaaaagaagaaagttagTCGTAATGGAGAAGATGCTTTCTACAAAGCTCTCATGTTGCGGAAATAATAAATACTGTTATGTAAAAAAGAGGCAGCAGATCCAATTCCAATATACCCACTTGCCCTATTTGCCTGCAGCAACTGTCTTCTCCTTTGTCTTTGCTGCTCCGGCTTTTTTCTTTTGCAACTTGcccttttgtttgttttcttccaCATTTAGCACCAGTACTAGAGTTTTTTTTACCCCTTTAAATTGGCAAGTTTTAAACGGCAAAAGAGCAGTACTCCTAGTGGtgctcttttttcttcttttttgtaaaTCCTGATTGGATGTTTTAAGCAGCTTCTAGAGTTGTGAGCTATCAGACCCGTGGTCTAATTTTCTACTATTTATTAAGGTCAAGCACTAGTGCTGCTGATTGGGTCCCTCCTCGTTAAAGCTTTTTTCAGATATATATGAAGCAGAATTAGCGAGACTAAGTCTTGAAAGGTTGTTTTTCCGATCGGCATAACTATTTGCAGGTTTTTGAATCGACCCAAGATTAAGTAAATCTGCACAAATGCTGGAGTACCACTGCAACTTACTGGATCCGATCAGCATCCATATGTGAATTGATTTATGACAATATTGATGACGATTCATCCATAGTCAATAGCTCACAGATAGTCAATGTACAAGTATTTTTAGTGGTTACACTGTCTAGGGAAAACAACTTCGAGATAGTATTTCTTTagttccatatatatatatatatatattataggaTTATTAGTATATGGATTTTAATTATAGTTTGGGATTAAGCCGTGGTGAATCAAAAGAGGCATCTGACAGTGATGCGGGTGCAAGTTCCGGCGGAGCTCCGGGAAGCTCAAACCGGCGGCCACGTGGCCGTCCAGCTGGATCTAAGAACAAGCCGAAGCCTCCAATAATCGTTACGAGAGATACACCTAATGCACTCCGATCTCACGTGCTTGAAGTCTCGACAGATGCAGATATCATGGAAAGTGTGTCCAGTTACGCTAGGCGAAGGGGAAGAGGTGTTTGCATTCTAAGTGGTAGCGGCACAGTTTCTAACGTCAACATACGTCAGCCTGCTTCCCCTGCTGGAAGTGTGGTTACTCTTCACGGACGTTTTGAGATTCTTTCGCTCTCTGGGACAGTGCTTCCTCCGCCCGCACCGCCAGGCTCGAGTGGGATATCTATATTTTTGTCAGGCGGACAAGGTCAGGTTGTTGGAGGGTCAGTTGTTGGCCCTTTGATGGCATCAGGTCCGGTTGTGTTAATGGCTGCGTCGTTTGCTAATGCTGTATTTGAACGGCTTCCCTTGGAGGAAGAGGAGGGAGCTACTGCTGGTGCTGTTGGTGCAAGTCCCGCTCCTACACAGGTATTTCTCGATATGTAATCTGAATGTTATAATTAATTACGATTTAACATATACATACTGACACTCTTAAGTACACTAATTTTTATTA containing:
- the LOC132045371 gene encoding AT-hook motif nuclear-localized protein 27-like, whose translation is MDFNYSLGLSRGESKEASDSDAGASSGGAPGSSNRRPRGRPAGSKNKPKPPIIVTRDTPNALRSHVLEVSTDADIMESVSSYARRRGRGVCILSGSGTVSNVNIRQPASPAGSVVTLHGRFEILSLSGTVLPPPAPPGSSGISIFLSGGQGQVVGGSVVGPLMASGPVVLMAASFANAVFERLPLEEEEGATAGAVGASPAPTQVQPAASQSSGVTGGGEGTGHPVGTGEGSGSMAFGNAPHSNYSFSAELLGWGGNTASERPPF